The genomic window TTCTACCGTAACGAAGTGGACATCCTGCTGGTGGACGACATTCAGAACTGGACCGGCAAGAACGAAACCCAGAATGAATTCTTCCTGATCTTTAACGCACTCCATCAGGCAGGCAAGCAGATCGTGCTTACTTCCGACGCCCCTGCAGCAGAAGTGAAGAATCTTTCCGACCGTCTGGTGAGCCGTTTCGCATGGGGCCTGACCGTCGACATTCAGCCCCCTGACGTAGAAACCCGCGAAGCAATTCTCCACAAGAAGGCTGAAGAACGTCACCTGGAAATCAGCGACGAAATCCTTCACTATCTTGCAGAAAATATCGCAAGCAACGTCCGTTGTCTGGAAAGCGCCATCATCAAGCTGACTCTTCAGTCCAGCCTGATGAATCACGACATCGACATGAACATCGCCCAGAAGGTGGTTGCAGAAATCGCTCCTACCCTCCGTCGCCGCGTAAGTCTCGACGCCGTTCTCCACGCCGTTTCCAAGCATTACGAAGTTCCCGAAGCAAAACTCATCGAAACAGGCCGCGGCACCAAGGAAATTTCCAAGGCTCGCCAGGTTGCCATGTACCTCATGCGCGAATGCTCCCCCATCAGCCTCCAGAGCATCGGCTCCCGTTTTGGCGGCAAGGACCACTCTACAGTGGTTCACGCCATCAAGAGCATCAAGAAGGAAATGGAAACAGACCCGAGCTTTGCACGCCTGATTGAAAGCTTGAAGAATTCCATTCACGACTAACATCAAGTTTCCCGGTCGTGACCATCATGACCGGGTCTATTCAAGACGAAAAAAAAGCAGGTATCAACCTGCTTTCTTTATTTACTACTTCTTTTTCTTGGACTTTTTGTCTTTCTTGGACTTTTTGTCTTTCTTCGACTTTTTGTCCTTCTTCTTGTTTTTCTTATTCTTTGCAGGCGCCTCCTCAGCAGCCTTTTCTACCTCGGGAGTTTCTCCTGCAGGAGCAGCTGCCGCAGGGGCACTTGTCTTTTCCTGTTCAAGGATTTCCGCTTCGGCCTTTGCAGCTTCTTCTTCGGCCTGCTTTGCGGCAAGTTCAGCCTTCATGGCGGCCTCACGGGCCTTGGCCGCATTTGCACGAATCTTTTCAGCCTTTTCCTTCATTTCCTTGATCTTGCCTTCCTTAACGGCGGCAATAGCGGCGGAATCACCCTTTGTGGCAGCGGAATCCAGCTTAGCAATGGAATCCCTGACAGAAGCAGGAATCAGGGAATCTGCGGGAAGTTCCGGGCAAAGAATATCTACACCACCCTTGGTGCCATCCCAGCATTCCATCTTGCCATTAAACTTACCCATCTTGTAGGAGCCCCACTGGGTCTTACGGATACGTTCAGTATAGCAGACGGTTTCACCGGGCATCCACTGGTAGCAGGAATCCTTAATAGCCCAGAAAGTAAAGAGGCCATTGGGAAGACCATTGTGGTACACGCCACCAAAGTCCCCAAAGTCAACAAAGCCTTCCAGCTGGTTGGCATTGAAGGTGAGGGTTATCTTCTTTTTCTTGAAGGGATTGTTCACCGTCATACGGCCGTGAATACCATCACGCTTCAGAGGGACATCGGCCATCACAAAGCCATTATCGGCAATAATATGTGCGGTACCGTCCTTATAGCCCTGCTTATAAGGAACTTCGAGATGCTTGAAGTAGTAATTCTTGTCGCTACCATCCATAATGCTGGACTTGTAGAAATAAGACAAGCCTTCACGCATGCCATTCTTGTGGTTGGATGTCCAGATCACCTGGCCCCACTTGGCATCCTGCTGCTTCGGGTAGGAGGGATCGTTCAGATAGCCGATTTCTTCACCCTGAAGGCGGCCTTCCTTGTCCACATGACGGAGGTTTTCCTTGTAGCCATTGAAGGAGAAGCCAGTCAATTCCCCGTTATCCAGGCAACGGATATCGCTATAGTCGGTAAAGCGGCCCAGTGCGGAAGGAACCATCTTCTTGGGCATACCGGAGAATGCGAAGTTTTCCGGATGGAGACGATTGTCTACAGGCGCGTTGGGACGTTCATGGATATTGAAGAAACAGTCGATATCGTCGGCCTTTTCGGCATGCTTTTCGTAGTATTCACCGAAAGGAGTAGCCATCCAGCCATCACCATCGAAACTTGTGGCAATGGAACCTTCCATTCTATGGCCTACACCGAAATCTCTCAAAGTAGCAGTTGCAGCCTGAACATAGTCAATACACTGCTTCATTGCCATTTCGTTCTTGCAGGATTCTCCGGAGCAGTCAGTCACGCGTGGCTTGGGAATGCTATAAACCTTGGTCACCTGTCTCGGTTCGCCAGCCTTTTCGCTCACACGGTAGCAGCCGCAAACGTTAACGTCCTTCTTGTCGGCACCAATACGGGCGCGTTCAGAGGGCACAATGTTAGAAGGTTGTTCCAGCCAGCAGTCGAAATATTCCGACGGGGCCTCCCCTGCAGCAAAAATGCTGGAAGAAGCAGTCAGAGCAAAGGCGCATGCAATTTTCAGAAATTCAAATTTCATACAGCGAATTTAGATATTAATAGGCCAAC from Fibrobacter sp. UWR4 includes these protein-coding regions:
- the dnaA gene encoding chromosomal replication initiator protein DnaA; the protein is MSVEWERCLNYLRGMLSDTVYKTYFAQTKLSSQTTGHAVISIPNGLDAGVYNAYKALIGLAWKEVSHEEGAMEFDFQQQEAVVQQSPSQNTFKDFVKPSVPLSGSFRFENFVPGDKAQLAFNAALAVARNPDGTQYNPLFIYGSSGLGKTHLLQAIGNYILEEDPTKRVCYLTSEDFSQQYMKCLREQRITEMSDFYRNEVDILLVDDIQNWTGKNETQNEFFLIFNALHQAGKQIVLTSDAPAAEVKNLSDRLVSRFAWGLTVDIQPPDVETREAILHKKAEERHLEISDEILHYLAENIASNVRCLESAIIKLTLQSSLMNHDIDMNIAQKVVAEIAPTLRRRVSLDAVLHAVSKHYEVPEAKLIETGRGTKEISKARQVAMYLMRECSPISLQSIGSRFGGKDHSTVVHAIKSIKKEMETDPSFARLIESLKNSIHD